A section of the Spirochaetota bacterium genome encodes:
- a CDS encoding cyclic nucleotide-binding and patatin-like phospholipase domain-containing protein, whose translation MNILHQILQDFPLFRHCKDREIEHLCNIGKIEILKKGQRLDLKGVNSLCFVIDGLLEIEKSAKRDVFFLIPGSFFGDIPFSTSKYKGYVKALNDSTLALLNTEEIYKFFLVNYRGFRGYIKAIERMGFQITEAGMSNIGCNNRIVTVYSPFRDCGKSIISSFLGLSLSKYGKTIILDSSFSGVSIFSIFEKAVTLPFSQKLTQQASREQSIIDEILEISENLALFNISFDSKVKVNTDIISPILLLLSKKYKYIIIDLSDDDHDLRDRIFDITDIIFAIIKRIKDREELYDLVDSKLLEGQRVYYTLNRYYAKDVGSFEGGYIFEDIGCKKGDNTVSNIGRLVLDDVHHELIQLIISKRRGLVLETNLVDSVLFTGLFSALYKHESNIDLLYSSSWGFFVISLFLLGSDISQFKKNVLKFFSEERINSFLDISFPDEYIFKNNKIIRFVNEIAGNNRLEVFRTLPVVMLTEEGNYNKRVFSTGLFRELLSASFLLYPIFEPLKIAGRYYNSGYPIKYVKVEDLFRMDVDEIIYASANISDSLKFGETRILPFYKKYIDHIYNRRNSCKISHVADKKICLEMDEKDYNLKEIIAKSEEIAYGLLE comes from the coding sequence ATGAATATTCTTCATCAAATCCTACAAGATTTTCCTCTTTTCCGTCATTGTAAAGATAGAGAAATTGAACATTTATGCAACATTGGAAAAATTGAAATCCTTAAGAAGGGTCAAAGGCTTGATTTAAAAGGAGTGAATTCCCTTTGCTTTGTTATTGATGGCTTGCTTGAAATTGAGAAATCTGCCAAAAGGGATGTGTTTTTTTTAATTCCTGGATCCTTTTTTGGTGATATCCCCTTTTCTACGAGTAAGTACAAGGGATATGTAAAAGCTCTCAATGATTCAACACTTGCCCTATTAAATACTGAGGAGATATATAAATTTTTCCTTGTGAATTATAGGGGATTTAGAGGCTACATTAAGGCTATTGAACGAATGGGATTTCAGATAACTGAAGCTGGAATGAGCAATATTGGATGCAACAACAGGATTGTAACCGTTTATAGTCCATTTCGTGATTGTGGCAAATCCATCATTTCGTCTTTTTTGGGTCTGTCTTTATCTAAATATGGAAAGACCATAATATTAGATAGCTCCTTCAGTGGAGTATCAATCTTTTCTATCTTTGAGAAAGCGGTTACCCTGCCATTTTCTCAAAAACTTACTCAACAGGCTTCCAGAGAACAATCTATTATTGATGAAATATTAGAAATAAGTGAGAATTTGGCCCTATTTAATATTTCCTTTGATTCAAAAGTTAAAGTGAATACAGATATCATTTCTCCAATATTATTATTACTCTCTAAGAAATATAAATATATTATTATCGATCTTTCTGATGATGATCATGACCTTCGAGACAGAATATTCGATATCACAGATATAATATTTGCCATTATAAAACGGATAAAGGACAGGGAGGAACTGTATGATTTGGTTGATTCAAAATTATTGGAGGGACAGAGAGTATATTATACCCTGAATAGATACTATGCCAAAGATGTTGGGAGTTTTGAAGGAGGCTATATATTTGAGGATATAGGGTGTAAGAAAGGAGATAATACAGTTTCTAATATAGGCAGATTAGTCTTGGACGATGTTCATCATGAGCTAATTCAACTTATTATCTCTAAGAGGAGAGGTCTGGTTCTTGAGACTAATCTGGTTGATTCTGTTTTGTTCACTGGCCTTTTCAGCGCTTTATATAAACATGAATCTAACATCGATCTTCTATATTCCTCATCGTGGGGATTTTTTGTTATCTCTCTATTCTTGCTTGGTTCAGATATCTCTCAGTTTAAGAAAAATGTTTTGAAATTTTTTTCCGAAGAGAGGATTAACAGTTTTTTGGATATATCTTTCCCTGATGAATATATATTTAAAAATAATAAGATAATCAGGTTCGTTAATGAAATTGCTGGGAATAATCGCCTTGAGGTTTTCAGGACTCTTCCAGTTGTAATGTTGACTGAAGAGGGAAATTATAACAAAAGGGTATTCAGCACAGGTCTGTTTAGGGAATTGTTATCAGCTTCATTTTTATTATATCCAATTTTTGAGCCCTTGAAAATTGCTGGCAGATATTACAATTCAGGATACCCTATTAAGTATGTTAAGGTTGAGGATTTATTCAGGATGGATGTTGATGAAATAATTTATGCCTCTGCCAACATATCAGATAGTCTTAAGTTTGGGGAAACCAGGATATTACCATTTTATAAGAAGTATATTGATCATATTTATAATAGAAGGAATTCATGTAAAATTAGCCATGTGGCTGATAAAAAAATCTGTCTTGAAATGGATGAGAAGGACTATAACCTAAAAGAGATAATCGCCAAATCTGAAGAGATCGCTTATGGATTGCTTGAGTAG